The proteins below are encoded in one region of Drosophila santomea strain STO CAGO 1482 chromosome 2R, Prin_Dsan_1.1, whole genome shotgun sequence:
- the LOC120445536 gene encoding pancreatic lipase-related protein 2 isoform X3, which yields MRTHLLSFWLSVATISLGKGIHKANAVRVDYDAEMREFMNALPNLDDTPYGLGQRSDISTEPEEDDILASLDDEYEEAKHYAWNTCDKDLSESRGIGKFLDLPFIKKIASNLNPFGSKNLRMHFYLFKREFPECGREVNFSIERKWKHCGFNASLPTRLMIHGWMSQSRGSFNRDVKNAYLKKGEYNVIVADWSSSSANINYFSVVKLIETLGAQLAQFIRDLNRQFGGDFDNMYLIGHSLGAQIAGSAGKRLKPNQAMRPFIQTMEPFSLVATT from the exons ATGCGGACACATCTGCTTTCGTTTTGGCTGTCTGTGGCTACAATAT CATTAGGTAAAGGTATACACAAAGCAAATGCAGTCAGGGTCGATTACGATGCTGAGATGAGAGAGTTCATGAACGCTCTACCGAACCTCGATGATACTCCCTATGGCTTAGGACAGCGATCGGATATCTCTACGGAACCGGAGGAGGATGATATTTTGGCAAGCCTGGATGATGAGTATGAGGAGGCTAAGCATTACGCCTGGAACACTTGTGACAAGGATCTCAGCGAATCGCGGGGAATCGGGAAGTTTCTGGACCTACCATTTATAAAAAAGATAGCGAGTAACCTGAATCCATTTGGCAGCAAGAATCTTCGCATGCACTTCTACCTCTTTAAGAGGGAGTTCCCAGAGTGTGGCAGGGAGGTGAATTTCTCAATCGAGCGGAAGTGGAAGCACTGTGGCTTTAATGCTTCTCTGCCCACAAGGTTGATGATACATGGTTGGATGAGCCAGTCGCGTGGCTCTTTCAATCGGGATGTGAAAAATGCATACCTGAAAAAAGGGGAGTACAATGTGATCGTTGCCGATTGGAGTTCAAGTTCAGCTAATATAAACTACTTTTCGGTGGTAAAGCTTATAGAGACCCTTGGAGCTCAGTTGGCCCAATTTATAAGGGACCTTAATCGTCAGTTTGGAGGTGACTTTGACAACATGTATCTTATTGGTCATTCCTTGGGAGCACAGATCGCTGGTTCTGCCGGGAAACGTTTGAAACCGAATCAG GCAATGCGACCTTTTATCCAAACTATGGAGCCTTTCAGCTTAGTTGCTACTACCTAG
- the LOC120445536 gene encoding phospholipase A1 isoform X1, with protein MRTHLLSFWLSVATISLGKGIHKANAVRVDYDAEMREFMNALPNLDDTPYGLGQRSDISTEPEEDDILASLDDEYEEAKHYAWNTCDKDLSESRGIGKFLDLPFIKKIASNLNPFGSKNLRMHFYLFKREFPECGREVNFSIERKWKHCGFNASLPTRLMIHGWMSQSRGSFNRDVKNAYLKKGEYNVIVADWSSSSANINYFSVVKLIETLGAQLAQFIRDLNRQFGGDFDNMYLIGHSLGAQIAGSAGKRLKPNQVNTIFALDPAGPKFRHRGTEFRIDPSDAMFVESMHTSANFGFRRPTGNATFYPNYGAFQLSCYYLGCSHIRSYQMFAESINSALGFWGTPCTRDNSRWQCDQSQRQSIQMGGEPSIHKEGIFYVKTSASDPFALGKQ; from the exons ATGCGGACACATCTGCTTTCGTTTTGGCTGTCTGTGGCTACAATAT CATTAGGTAAAGGTATACACAAAGCAAATGCAGTCAGGGTCGATTACGATGCTGAGATGAGAGAGTTCATGAACGCTCTACCGAACCTCGATGATACTCCCTATGGCTTAGGACAGCGATCGGATATCTCTACGGAACCGGAGGAGGATGATATTTTGGCAAGCCTGGATGATGAGTATGAGGAGGCTAAGCATTACGCCTGGAACACTTGTGACAAGGATCTCAGCGAATCGCGGGGAATCGGGAAGTTTCTGGACCTACCATTTATAAAAAAGATAGCGAGTAACCTGAATCCATTTGGCAGCAAGAATCTTCGCATGCACTTCTACCTCTTTAAGAGGGAGTTCCCAGAGTGTGGCAGGGAGGTGAATTTCTCAATCGAGCGGAAGTGGAAGCACTGTGGCTTTAATGCTTCTCTGCCCACAAGGTTGATGATACATGGTTGGATGAGCCAGTCGCGTGGCTCTTTCAATCGGGATGTGAAAAATGCATACCTGAAAAAAGGGGAGTACAATGTGATCGTTGCCGATTGGAGTTCAAGTTCAGCTAATATAAACTACTTTTCGGTGGTAAAGCTTATAGAGACCCTTGGAGCTCAGTTGGCCCAATTTATAAGGGACCTTAATCGTCAGTTTGGAGGTGACTTTGACAACATGTATCTTATTGGTCATTCCTTGGGAGCACAGATCGCTGGTTCTGCCGGGAAACGTTTGAAACCGAATCAGGTAAATACCATATTTGCTTTGGATCCCGCAGGTCCAAAGTTTCGTCATCGCGGAACCGAATTTCGGATAGATCCCAGCGATGCAATGTTTGTGGAGTCTATGCATACGAGTGCTAACTTTGGATTTCGTCGGCCTACAGGCAATGCGACCTTTTATCCAAACTATGGAGCCTTTCAGCTTAGTTGCTACTACCTAGGCTGCTCCCATATTCGATCATATCAGATGTTCGCCGAGTCCATTAATTCGGCTTTGGGATTCTGGGGGACGCCTTGCACCCGAGATAATAGTAGGTGGCAGTGCGACCAGAGCCAGCGACAATCCATCCAGATGGGAGGTGAGCCTTCGATTCATAAAGAAGGAATCTTCTACGTGAAGACCTCCGCCAGTGATCCATTCGCCCTTGGAAAGCAATAA
- the LOC120445536 gene encoding phospholipase A1 isoform X2, producing the protein MRTHLLSFWLSVATICKGIHKANAVRVDYDAEMREFMNALPNLDDTPYGLGQRSDISTEPEEDDILASLDDEYEEAKHYAWNTCDKDLSESRGIGKFLDLPFIKKIASNLNPFGSKNLRMHFYLFKREFPECGREVNFSIERKWKHCGFNASLPTRLMIHGWMSQSRGSFNRDVKNAYLKKGEYNVIVADWSSSSANINYFSVVKLIETLGAQLAQFIRDLNRQFGGDFDNMYLIGHSLGAQIAGSAGKRLKPNQVNTIFALDPAGPKFRHRGTEFRIDPSDAMFVESMHTSANFGFRRPTGNATFYPNYGAFQLSCYYLGCSHIRSYQMFAESINSALGFWGTPCTRDNSRWQCDQSQRQSIQMGGEPSIHKEGIFYVKTSASDPFALGKQ; encoded by the exons ATGCGGACACATCTGCTTTCGTTTTGGCTGTCTGTGGCTACAATAT GTAAAGGTATACACAAAGCAAATGCAGTCAGGGTCGATTACGATGCTGAGATGAGAGAGTTCATGAACGCTCTACCGAACCTCGATGATACTCCCTATGGCTTAGGACAGCGATCGGATATCTCTACGGAACCGGAGGAGGATGATATTTTGGCAAGCCTGGATGATGAGTATGAGGAGGCTAAGCATTACGCCTGGAACACTTGTGACAAGGATCTCAGCGAATCGCGGGGAATCGGGAAGTTTCTGGACCTACCATTTATAAAAAAGATAGCGAGTAACCTGAATCCATTTGGCAGCAAGAATCTTCGCATGCACTTCTACCTCTTTAAGAGGGAGTTCCCAGAGTGTGGCAGGGAGGTGAATTTCTCAATCGAGCGGAAGTGGAAGCACTGTGGCTTTAATGCTTCTCTGCCCACAAGGTTGATGATACATGGTTGGATGAGCCAGTCGCGTGGCTCTTTCAATCGGGATGTGAAAAATGCATACCTGAAAAAAGGGGAGTACAATGTGATCGTTGCCGATTGGAGTTCAAGTTCAGCTAATATAAACTACTTTTCGGTGGTAAAGCTTATAGAGACCCTTGGAGCTCAGTTGGCCCAATTTATAAGGGACCTTAATCGTCAGTTTGGAGGTGACTTTGACAACATGTATCTTATTGGTCATTCCTTGGGAGCACAGATCGCTGGTTCTGCCGGGAAACGTTTGAAACCGAATCAGGTAAATACCATATTTGCTTTGGATCCCGCAGGTCCAAAGTTTCGTCATCGCGGAACCGAATTTCGGATAGATCCCAGCGATGCAATGTTTGTGGAGTCTATGCATACGAGTGCTAACTTTGGATTTCGTCGGCCTACAGGCAATGCGACCTTTTATCCAAACTATGGAGCCTTTCAGCTTAGTTGCTACTACCTAGGCTGCTCCCATATTCGATCATATCAGATGTTCGCCGAGTCCATTAATTCGGCTTTGGGATTCTGGGGGACGCCTTGCACCCGAGATAATAGTAGGTGGCAGTGCGACCAGAGCCAGCGACAATCCATCCAGATGGGAGGTGAGCCTTCGATTCATAAAGAAGGAATCTTCTACGTGAAGACCTCCGCCAGTGATCCATTCGCCCTTGGAAAGCAATAA